A genomic region of Peptoniphilus sp. ING2-D1G contains the following coding sequences:
- a CDS encoding BadF/BadG/BcrA/BcrD ATPase family protein (High confidence in function and specificity): MRIHMGLDVGSTTVKLVVLDGEFNIMYSTYRRHFSDVKKTVKDIFKEIYNEFKYDSITIAVTGSGGLTVHKMLGIDFVQEVIAGTEAIQKFIPETDVAIELGGEDSKITYLKGNVEQRMNSICAGGTGAFIDQMASLLQTDAAGLNELAEDYEKLYPIASRCGVFAKTDIQALINQGAGKSDIAISVFQSVVNQTISNLACGRPIRGTVAFLGGPLHFLPMLKERFVKTLGLKDEEVISPENSQIFVAIGAAIASAEQKCISFINLYDKINNLKESYERTESILEPLFNSEEEVIEFKKAHKTKDVKRADITTYRGAMYLGIDSGSTTSKVVLLSENNEILYSFYGSNEGKPLDIAKENLLKIYALKNDDAYIAAAGATGYGEDFLKAALNLDFGEVETIAHFRAAKFFDPDVDFILDIGGQDMKSMKINNGVIESILLNEACSSGCGSFLETFATSVNMTPQEFAEVALKSRKPVDLGSRCTVFMNSNVKQAQKEGAEVADIAAGLSYSVIKNAIQKVIKIRDPKKLGKNIVVQGGTFLSDAVLRAFEILTGRSVTRPEIAGLMGALGMALIVKEKSTGSSKIIDADELAKFEYKSISTNCRQCTNNCALSVNIFSNGGRYITGNRCERGAGKVKSDAEELPNLYKYKYERLFDYESLDSKKAKRGVVGIPRVLNMYENYPFWHAFFTYLGYSVVLSDKSSRELYERGIESITSETACYPAKITHGHIENLIDKGVKFIFYPSVFYEEQYYENADNTLNCPVVAGYSEVIKNNLESLSKKDVKFLNPFISFNNRDKLVNRLSKVFKDIKKSDIREAVGLGYRESDRYKMDVRAKGEETLRIIKEKGIKGIVLAGRPYHADAEINHGISELINSLGLAVLSEDSIDHLANIENKLRVLDQWKYHSRLYRAAKFVGTQDNLEMVQLNSFGCGIDAVTTDQVNEILKEYGKIYTVLKIDEVNNLGAIKIRIRSLIEAVEKKQKQQIKEIEYKEPLKYTEEMRDKHTLLIPQMAPIHFEVFQGILQDEGFNVEVLHDLSKSVINEGLNYVNNDACYPSIFVVGQFIDALKSGKYDTNNLTLVMAQTGGACRASNYVGFIRKAIADAGFGHVPVLALSFQGIESHPGLKLNFSQSVRILRKVVISLLYGDLIMRLYQATKPYEKIKGSSTLLKDRWIKKCAHEKDFSMLNFRKNVSSMIFEFEKLEVENIKKPRVGIVGEILVKYLPAANNHIVEKLEKEGAEVVIPDLTDFLMYSFKNADIKNKKLSKDKLPALICDIGIEYIERYRRYIRYRLSRTKFEAPKKVEHLMKLAEKYVDLANQYGEGWLLTAEMVELIEMAVPNIVCVQPFGCLPNHITGKGVIKAIREDYPKANIVPIDFDASASEVNQFNRIKLMLAQAKKNMEEEKEEKKKPHYYLIPNLYAEYQ, from the coding sequence ATGAGAATTCACATGGGGCTTGATGTTGGATCTACCACTGTTAAACTTGTTGTGTTGGATGGAGAATTCAACATCATGTATTCAACTTATAGAAGGCATTTTTCTGATGTGAAGAAGACTGTTAAAGATATATTTAAAGAGATTTACAATGAATTTAAATATGACAGTATAACTATTGCAGTAACGGGTTCAGGTGGTCTTACCGTCCATAAAATGTTGGGAATAGATTTCGTTCAAGAAGTAATTGCCGGTACTGAGGCAATTCAAAAATTCATACCCGAGACTGATGTGGCAATAGAGCTTGGCGGTGAAGATTCAAAGATAACCTATCTGAAAGGGAATGTTGAGCAAAGAATGAACTCCATATGTGCAGGAGGAACAGGTGCTTTTATAGATCAAATGGCAAGTCTGCTTCAAACTGATGCTGCGGGACTCAACGAACTTGCAGAGGATTATGAAAAACTCTATCCCATAGCATCAAGATGTGGAGTATTTGCTAAAACTGACATTCAAGCTCTCATAAACCAAGGAGCCGGCAAATCCGACATAGCCATATCCGTATTCCAATCCGTTGTAAATCAAACAATTTCGAATCTTGCCTGTGGAAGACCTATTAGGGGAACTGTGGCTTTTTTAGGCGGACCTCTTCATTTCTTACCCATGCTTAAGGAACGATTTGTCAAGACTTTAGGATTAAAGGACGAGGAAGTAATATCACCTGAAAATTCACAAATTTTTGTGGCTATTGGAGCGGCTATTGCAAGTGCAGAACAAAAATGCATCTCCTTTATCAATTTATACGATAAAATAAATAATTTAAAAGAATCCTATGAAAGAACAGAATCAATATTAGAACCTTTATTTAACAGTGAAGAAGAAGTTATTGAATTTAAAAAAGCTCATAAGACTAAGGATGTTAAAAGAGCGGATATAACAACATACAGAGGTGCGATGTACTTGGGCATTGACTCCGGCTCAACCACTTCAAAGGTGGTGCTGTTGTCTGAAAACAATGAAATTCTCTATTCCTTTTACGGTTCAAATGAAGGTAAACCCTTGGATATTGCGAAAGAAAACCTCTTAAAAATCTATGCTTTAAAAAATGACGATGCTTATATCGCTGCTGCCGGAGCTACAGGATATGGGGAAGATTTTTTAAAGGCAGCTTTAAATTTAGACTTCGGTGAAGTTGAAACCATAGCTCACTTCAGAGCAGCGAAGTTTTTTGATCCTGATGTCGATTTTATCTTGGATATTGGCGGACAAGATATGAAGAGCATGAAGATAAATAACGGAGTCATAGAATCAATACTTCTAAATGAAGCTTGTTCATCGGGTTGCGGTTCTTTTCTTGAAACCTTTGCCACCTCGGTCAACATGACTCCTCAGGAGTTTGCGGAAGTGGCTTTGAAATCCAGAAAACCGGTAGATTTGGGAAGCAGATGTACGGTGTTTATGAACTCCAACGTAAAACAAGCACAAAAGGAAGGGGCGGAGGTTGCAGATATCGCTGCGGGACTTTCCTATTCCGTAATAAAAAATGCCATACAAAAGGTAATAAAAATAAGAGATCCTAAAAAACTTGGAAAGAACATAGTTGTCCAAGGCGGAACATTTTTAAGCGATGCAGTACTTAGAGCCTTTGAAATTTTAACAGGTAGAAGCGTAACCAGACCGGAAATTGCAGGACTTATGGGAGCTTTGGGCATGGCGCTTATTGTAAAGGAAAAATCCACGGGAAGCTCAAAAATCATAGATGCTGATGAACTTGCAAAATTTGAATATAAAAGTATTTCTACAAACTGCAGACAATGTACCAACAATTGTGCTTTAAGCGTAAATATTTTCTCCAACGGAGGAAGATATATCACAGGCAACAGATGCGAAAGAGGAGCCGGCAAAGTGAAAAGCGATGCAGAAGAACTCCCGAACCTATATAAATACAAATACGAAAGACTCTTTGATTATGAATCCCTTGATTCGAAAAAGGCAAAAAGAGGTGTAGTGGGGATTCCGAGAGTCTTGAACATGTATGAAAATTATCCCTTCTGGCATGCTTTTTTCACATACTTGGGATACAGTGTGGTATTATCGGATAAATCAAGCAGAGAGCTATATGAAAGGGGAATAGAATCCATAACATCTGAAACGGCATGTTATCCGGCTAAGATTACCCACGGGCATATTGAGAATTTAATTGACAAGGGTGTTAAGTTCATATTTTATCCTTCGGTGTTTTATGAAGAACAATATTATGAAAATGCGGACAACACTCTTAATTGTCCGGTAGTTGCAGGATACAGTGAAGTCATAAAGAATAACCTTGAAAGCTTGTCTAAAAAGGATGTGAAGTTTTTAAACCCCTTTATATCCTTCAACAACAGAGATAAATTGGTCAACAGACTGAGCAAAGTCTTCAAGGACATTAAAAAATCGGATATAAGAGAAGCTGTGGGACTTGGATACAGAGAATCCGACAGATACAAAATGGATGTAAGGGCTAAGGGAGAAGAAACTCTGAGAATAATTAAAGAAAAGGGGATAAAGGGAATTGTCCTGGCAGGCAGACCCTACCATGCAGACGCTGAAATAAATCACGGAATTTCTGAACTCATAAATTCGCTGGGTCTTGCAGTGTTATCGGAAGATAGCATTGATCATCTTGCAAATATTGAAAACAAGCTTAGAGTTTTAGACCAATGGAAGTACCATTCAAGACTTTACAGAGCCGCTAAATTCGTTGGAACGCAAGACAATTTGGAGATGGTACAGCTAAATTCCTTCGGTTGTGGGATAGATGCCGTTACAACTGATCAAGTAAACGAAATTCTGAAGGAATACGGAAAAATCTATACCGTATTGAAAATAGATGAAGTAAACAACTTGGGAGCAATTAAGATAAGAATAAGATCCTTGATTGAAGCCGTAGAAAAGAAACAAAAACAGCAAATTAAAGAAATTGAATATAAAGAGCCTCTAAAGTACACAGAGGAAATGAGAGATAAGCACACATTGCTTATACCTCAAATGGCTCCTATACACTTTGAAGTATTTCAAGGTATATTGCAGGATGAAGGATTTAATGTGGAGGTTCTACATGATCTTTCAAAATCCGTCATAAATGAGGGACTCAACTATGTAAACAACGACGCTTGCTATCCTTCGATATTTGTGGTGGGACAGTTCATAGATGCGCTGAAAAGCGGTAAATACGATACGAACAACTTGACCTTGGTAATGGCTCAAACGGGAGGAGCGTGCCGTGCATCAAATTATGTAGGCTTTATAAGAAAGGCAATAGCCGATGCGGGGTTTGGACATGTGCCGGTACTGGCCTTATCCTTCCAAGGGATAGAATCCCATCCGGGACTTAAACTCAACTTCAGTCAATCCGTCAGAATTTTGAGAAAAGTGGTAATATCCTTGCTATATGGAGACTTGATAATGAGACTCTACCAAGCGACCAAGCCCTATGAAAAGATAAAGGGGTCAAGTACCCTATTGAAGGACAGATGGATTAAGAAATGCGCTCACGAAAAAGATTTTTCAATGCTCAATTTCAGAAAAAATGTCAGTTCCATGATATTTGAATTTGAAAAACTTGAAGTTGAAAATATAAAGAAACCAAGAGTGGGAATAGTTGGAGAGATACTCGTTAAATATCTGCCGGCAGCCAACAATCACATAGTTGAAAAACTTGAAAAAGAGGGGGCGGAAGTGGTAATTCCCGATCTTACGGACTTTTTGATGTATTCCTTTAAAAATGCGGATATAAAGAATAAAAAGCTTTCAAAGGACAAGCTTCCGGCATTGATTTGTGACATAGGAATTGAATATATCGAAAGATATAGGAGATATATAAGGTACAGACTCTCAAGAACGAAGTTCGAAGCGCCTAAAAAAGTCGAACATCTCATGAAACTCGCTGAAAAATACGTAGACTTGGCAAATCAATACGGAGAAGGATGGTTGTTGACGGCTGAAATGGTGGAACTCATTGAAATGGCTGTACCCAACATCGTATGCGTACAGCCCTTCGGGTGTCTGCCCAATCACATAACGGGCAAGGGAGTTATAAAAGCCATAAGAGAGGATTATCCCAAAGCCAATATTGTCCCCATAGACTTTGATGCCTCGGCAAGTGAAGTAAATCAATTTAACCGAATTAAGCTGATGCTTGCCCAAGCCAAGAAGAATATGGAAGAGGAAAAGGAAGAAAAGAAGAAACCCCATTACTATTTAATACCGAATTTATATGCGGAATATCAATAA
- a CDS encoding hypothetical protein (Ribosomes are the particles that catalyse mRNA-directed protein synthesis in all organisms. The codons of the mRNA are exposed on the ribosome to allow tRNA binding. This leads to the incorporation of amino acids into the growing polypeptide chain in accordance with the genetic information. Incoming amino acid monomers enter the ribosomal A site in the form of aminoacyl-tRNAs complexed with elongation factor Tu (EF-Tu) and GTP), with amino-acid sequence MQRRFRPRKKVDPFEKDKTKKIDYKDVAMLKNYISDKGKILPRRITGLNAKHQRQITVAIKRARQVALLPYSAD; translated from the coding sequence ATGCAAAGAAGATTTAGACCGAGAAAAAAGGTCGATCCCTTTGAAAAGGATAAAACAAAAAAAATTGACTACAAAGATGTAGCTATGTTAAAGAACTACATCAGCGATAAGGGCAAGATTCTCCCAAGAAGAATAACCGGACTTAACGCAAAACACCAAAGACAAATAACAGTAGCGATTAAAAGAGCAAGACAAGTAGCGTTGTTGCCCTATAGTGCTGACTGA
- a CDS encoding single-stranded DNA-binding protein (Plays an important role in DNA replication, recombination and repair. Binds to ssDNA and to an array of partner proteins to recruit them to their sites of action during DNA metabolism; High confidence in function and specificity), whose product MNNVTLIGRLTRDPELRYTQSGTAVVRFNVAVDRRMSKERKREAEAANQPTADFINCTAWRQTAELIANYFKKGNRIGITGRIQTGSYEKDGQTVYTTDVIADSIDFIESANSGQTQNQMRRPQSNQGFSQPVNSAYSNDFNSQDNMGDEGFFPIDNDDIPF is encoded by the coding sequence ATGAATAATGTAACATTGATAGGCAGACTTACAAGAGATCCGGAGCTCAGATATACTCAAAGCGGAACTGCTGTTGTCAGATTTAATGTAGCTGTTGACAGAAGAATGTCAAAGGAAAGAAAAAGAGAAGCGGAAGCGGCTAATCAACCTACCGCTGATTTTATAAACTGTACAGCTTGGAGACAAACGGCGGAACTCATTGCCAACTATTTTAAAAAAGGCAATAGAATAGGTATTACAGGTAGAATTCAAACGGGCAGCTATGAAAAAGACGGTCAAACGGTTTATACTACGGATGTAATTGCAGATTCCATCGATTTTATTGAATCGGCAAATAGCGGACAAACTCAAAATCAAATGAGAAGACCGCAAAGCAACCAAGGCTTTTCACAACCTGTTAACAGTGCTTATTCCAATGATTTCAACAGTCAAGACAATATGGGAGATGAAGGATTTTTCCCCATTGATAATGACGATATACCCTTTTAA
- a CDS encoding Ribosomal protein S6 (Family membership) yields MNKYEVIIMFYPNVDEEKRTANFERLKKILEDGGKVTKVDEWGMKKLAYEIEYFKEAFYYLVEFEADKETVEEFDRVSKILDSVMRHMVVRLDK; encoded by the coding sequence ATGAATAAATATGAAGTAATAATTATGTTCTATCCTAATGTAGATGAGGAAAAAAGAACTGCTAATTTTGAAAGACTTAAAAAAATCCTTGAAGACGGAGGAAAAGTTACGAAAGTTGACGAATGGGGAATGAAAAAATTAGCTTATGAAATAGAATATTTCAAGGAAGCTTTTTATTATTTAGTGGAATTTGAAGCTGATAAAGAAACTGTTGAAGAATTCGACAGAGTTTCAAAAATTCTCGATTCAGTGATGAGACACATGGTCGTAAGACTTGATAAGTAG
- the murA1 gene encoding UDP-N-acetylglucosamine 1-carboxyvinyltransferase 1 (Cell wall formation. Adds enolpyruvyl to UDP-N-acetylglucosamine; High confidence in function and specificity), whose translation MEKIIVKKSPALKGSVRISGSKNAALPILAASILGTEDIVLEDVPNLKDVEIMIEVLEKLGCSVKKIDKNKVEINSKSLNSYETDYELMNKMRASFLVMGPLLARLGKTKNSLPGGCNIGSRPIDLHLKGFEALGAEIIYEEDEISASCDNLKGTAIYLDFPSVGATENIIMAATLAEGETIIENAAKEPEIVDLANFLRKMGARVSGAGTSTISIKGVKELKGCTHQIIPDRIEAGTFMVAGAISRGDVVVKNVISSHMKPVIAKLIEAGIKVEESDDEIRVIGNGKTSPINIKTLPYPGFPTDMQAQFLSFMTTLPGENTAIETVFENRFMHVAELQKMSADIFVKDRKAVIQGGKPLKGAKVKATDLRAGAALILAGIIAEGETEISDIFHIDRGYEDIEKKFKSLGALIERIG comes from the coding sequence TTGGAAAAGATTATCGTTAAAAAGAGCCCGGCATTGAAAGGTTCCGTCAGAATAAGCGGATCTAAAAATGCTGCGCTTCCTATTCTTGCCGCATCAATACTCGGTACTGAAGATATAGTATTGGAAGATGTGCCGAACTTAAAAGATGTTGAAATAATGATAGAGGTCCTTGAAAAATTAGGATGCAGCGTAAAAAAGATAGATAAAAATAAAGTGGAAATAAACTCAAAGAGCTTAAATAGTTATGAAACCGATTATGAACTCATGAACAAAATGAGAGCATCTTTTTTGGTGATGGGTCCGCTTTTAGCAAGACTCGGTAAAACAAAGAACAGTTTGCCCGGAGGATGCAACATAGGTTCTCGTCCCATAGACCTTCATTTGAAGGGCTTTGAAGCTCTGGGAGCGGAAATAATATACGAAGAAGATGAAATCAGTGCAAGTTGTGATAATCTTAAGGGAACTGCAATTTATCTGGATTTTCCATCGGTGGGAGCTACGGAAAATATAATAATGGCCGCGACCTTAGCAGAAGGAGAAACAATAATAGAAAATGCCGCGAAGGAGCCTGAAATAGTCGATCTTGCAAACTTTTTGAGAAAAATGGGCGCAAGGGTTTCAGGAGCCGGCACATCCACAATAAGTATAAAAGGAGTAAAGGAACTCAAGGGCTGTACTCACCAGATAATTCCCGACAGAATTGAAGCGGGTACTTTTATGGTGGCGGGGGCAATCAGCAGAGGAGATGTAGTGGTTAAAAACGTAATATCTTCTCATATGAAACCTGTGATCGCAAAACTCATAGAAGCCGGAATAAAAGTCGAGGAGTCAGATGATGAAATAAGAGTAATCGGAAATGGTAAAACTTCACCAATTAATATTAAGACACTTCCTTATCCCGGATTTCCGACAGATATGCAAGCGCAATTTTTGTCATTTATGACGACACTTCCCGGAGAAAACACAGCAATAGAGACAGTTTTTGAAAATAGGTTCATGCATGTTGCAGAACTTCAGAAAATGAGTGCGGATATTTTTGTAAAGGATAGAAAAGCTGTTATACAGGGAGGCAAACCTCTTAAAGGAGCAAAGGTTAAGGCGACGGACTTAAGGGCCGGGGCGGCGCTCATACTCGCAGGCATAATTGCAGAAGGAGAAACGGAAATTTCTGATATTTTTCACATAGATAGAGGCTATGAAGATATTGAAAAAAAATTCAAAAGCCTTGGAGCTTTAATAGAAAGAATAGGATAA